A section of the Diabrotica virgifera virgifera chromosome 8, PGI_DIABVI_V3a genome encodes:
- the LOC114338018 gene encoding piRNA biogenesis protein EXD1-like, which produces MENEIPFKELYQQGDRLILKLYSDDIFEGHVADVGENRIELVNVKQHNNKNILSTIYTFYRNEIQTIQQLQERITEKQSASTSSEKVEDSSKIKLTDLEYDRLKDMSRDYTYIDQTDARYFQAVELLSRAETIGVAPLGVEKSRDGSIKLLGVSMWDKVYLFDFVNQRSNFQYKELQDILETEFTVKVIHEAGPLIDILYRKHKIFVKNVFDPQVVDLIIKKKETGSIPSNMSDISDLLTDYFNFPSSYLQNALETKDSKWTQRPLSDRRKGYAAQLVTYLIALRQHMERKIFSEMYEAIDNVHNYYYSLDSFQFASNWKSRNTPKEIEDVIPNLGKS; this is translated from the coding sequence ATGGAGAATGAGATACCATTTAAAGAACTTTATCAACAAGGTGATCgactaattttgaaattatattctGATGACATATTTGAAGGACATGTGGCAGATGTTGGGGAAAATAGGATAGAGTTGGTAAATGTCAAGcaacataataataaaaatattctctCAACTATTTACACATTCTACAGAAATGAAATACAGACAATTCAACAGTTACAAGAGAGAATAACGGAAAAACAAAGTGCCTCTACAAGCAGTGAAAAAGTAGAAGATTCaagcaaaattaaattaacagATTTAGAATATGATAGGCTTAAAGACATGTCAAGAGATTATACTTACATTGATCAGACTGATGCAAGATATTTTCAAGCAGTAGAACTATTGTCTAGAGCTGAAACAATTGGAGTAGCTCCTCTTGGAGTGGAAAAGAGTAGAGATGGTTCTATAAAATTATTGGGTGTTAGTATGTGGGATAAAGTCTACCTTTTTGACTTTGTAAACCAAAGAAGTAATTTTCAGTATAAAGAGCTCCAAGATATACTTGAAACAGAATTTACTGTAAAAGTCATACATGAAGCAGGACCATTAATAGATATCTTGTATAGAAAACAtaaaatatttgtgaaaaatGTCTTCGACCCGCAAGTAGTTGACCTCATCATTAAAAAAAAGGAAACTGGAAGCATCCCCTCTAATATGAGTGATATATCAGATTTACTGACTGATTACTTTAATTTTCCGTCTAGTTATTTACAAAATGCACTAGAAACGAAAGATTCTAAATGGACTCAAAGACCTCTCAGTGATAGAAGAAAAGGATATGCTGCACAGTTGGTAACATACTTAATAGCTCTGAGACAACACATGGAAAGGAAAATATTTTCGGAAATGTATGAGGCAATAGATAATGtacataattattattattccCTAGATAGCTTTCAGTTTGCCAGTAATTGGAAATCAAGAAATACACCCAAAGAGATAGAAGATGTTATACCTAATTTAGGAAAATCTTAA